The Cohnella abietis genome has a segment encoding these proteins:
- the sspI gene encoding small acid-soluble spore protein SspI — MELDLRQAINQRVQGKSTDELTEIVESSIGNEEMALPGLGVLFELIWKDSTAAARKKMVETLHKQLSVH; from the coding sequence GTGGAATTAGACTTACGACAAGCGATTAACCAAAGGGTACAAGGCAAGAGCACAGACGAGCTTACTGAAATTGTTGAAAGCTCCATTGGTAACGAAGAAATGGCCCTGCCTGGCTTAGGTGTTTTGTTCGAATTAATTTGGAAAGATAGCACAGCTGCAGCTCGCAAAAAAATGGTCGAGACGCTTCACAAACAACTGAGCGTACATTAG
- a CDS encoding AAA family ATPase: MFLRGLEILRKSNINPNVYPFSVLAIQNLEAIEFKTNVTFFVGENGSGKSTILEAIAHQCGFNTAGGGKNNVYEVDASQSVLGDHIRLSWMPKITNGFFLRAETFYHFASHLDTMPESLPYYGGRSLHEQSHGEAFLSLFNHRFGKKAIYLLDEPEAALSPARQLALLRIIKDLENDAQFIIATHSPILLGYPNAQILSFDDYPVGEIKYEDTLHYIITRRFLENRDTVLKELFADDDS; the protein is encoded by the coding sequence TTGTTCTTGCGCGGTCTTGAAATTTTGAGGAAATCTAATATTAACCCTAATGTATACCCATTCTCGGTTCTTGCGATACAGAACTTAGAAGCTATTGAGTTCAAAACAAATGTGACATTCTTTGTAGGAGAAAATGGTTCAGGTAAATCAACCATCCTTGAAGCAATTGCTCATCAATGTGGTTTTAACACGGCAGGTGGAGGTAAAAATAACGTCTATGAGGTGGATGCATCCCAATCTGTCTTGGGTGATCATATTCGATTGTCATGGATGCCAAAGATAACAAACGGTTTTTTTCTGAGGGCAGAAACCTTCTATCATTTTGCATCCCATTTGGATACCATGCCAGAGAGCTTACCATACTATGGAGGTCGCTCTCTGCATGAGCAATCGCACGGTGAAGCTTTTCTGTCGCTCTTTAACCATCGTTTTGGGAAAAAGGCGATCTATTTACTTGACGAGCCGGAGGCGGCACTTTCTCCTGCTCGTCAATTGGCATTATTACGTATTATCAAAGACTTAGAGAATGATGCTCAATTTATCATTGCCACGCATTCCCCTATACTACTTGGATATCCCAATGCCCAAATATTAAGCTTTGATGACTATCCAGTTGGAGAAATAAAGTACGAGGATACGCTACATTACATCATCACAAGACGTTTTCTCGAAAATAGAGATACGGTTCTTAAGGAACTATTTGCGGACGATGATTCATAA
- a CDS encoding peptide chain release factor 3 — MSQKTSEELRQEVSKRRTFAIISHPDAGKTTLTEKLLLYGGAIHIAGSVKARKAARHATSDWMEIEKQRGISVTSSVMQFQYEGKQVNILDTPGHQDFSEDTYRTLTAADSAVMLIDVAKGVEAQTIKLFQVCSKRGIPIFTFINKLDREGQNPFELLEEIERVLGIRSVPMNWPIGMGRELCGVYDRMKNQVELFQGKDHTSIEVRKTEDYNDPIIREMAGDFLADQLAQDLELLDVAGDSFDYEKVRTGQLTPVFFGSAVNNFGVQTFLENFLELAPQPTERKSTEGMVEPEEEKFSGYIFKIQANMNPAHRDRIAFLRICSGKFQRGMSVRHVRVGKEIKLSQPQQFLAQDRDIVEIAYPGDIIGLFDPGIFRIGDSLSESRDIVFDELPTFSPEIFSKVSIKNALKQKQYLKGLDQLTEEGMVQVFRSVGAFEDTYLGVVGQLQFEVFEYRMKNEYGVDIQLFRTQFQFARWIVGDKVDPSKFRINSILVKDKNNVDVALFENEYAMRTAMDRMPDLQFLEVAP; from the coding sequence ATGAGCCAAAAGACGTCAGAAGAATTGCGGCAAGAGGTTTCCAAACGCCGTACTTTCGCTATAATTTCTCACCCCGATGCGGGGAAAACAACGCTTACGGAGAAGCTCCTTCTTTACGGAGGTGCGATTCATATTGCTGGCTCCGTTAAAGCGCGTAAAGCAGCACGCCATGCAACCAGTGACTGGATGGAAATTGAAAAGCAACGGGGAATATCGGTTACCTCCTCCGTTATGCAATTCCAGTACGAAGGCAAGCAAGTTAATATTTTGGATACCCCAGGTCACCAAGATTTCTCTGAGGATACTTATCGTACTTTGACCGCGGCGGATAGCGCTGTAATGCTTATCGACGTTGCTAAGGGCGTAGAGGCACAAACGATTAAGCTGTTCCAGGTATGTAGTAAAAGAGGAATCCCGATCTTTACGTTCATTAATAAGCTGGATCGTGAAGGTCAGAATCCCTTCGAGCTATTGGAAGAAATCGAGCGTGTGCTCGGTATTAGATCCGTACCGATGAACTGGCCGATTGGCATGGGTCGTGAGCTGTGCGGCGTATATGACCGGATGAAAAATCAGGTGGAGCTGTTCCAGGGTAAAGACCACACAAGTATTGAGGTTCGCAAAACGGAGGATTATAACGATCCGATTATTCGCGAGATGGCAGGCGACTTCCTTGCAGATCAATTGGCGCAGGATCTAGAGCTGCTTGACGTTGCTGGAGATTCGTTCGATTATGAGAAGGTACGCACAGGGCAGCTGACTCCCGTATTTTTCGGAAGTGCAGTTAACAACTTTGGAGTACAAACCTTCCTTGAGAACTTCTTGGAGCTTGCACCGCAGCCAACAGAGCGTAAAAGCACTGAGGGTATGGTTGAACCGGAGGAAGAGAAGTTTTCGGGTTATATTTTCAAGATTCAAGCGAATATGAACCCAGCTCACCGCGATCGCATCGCTTTTCTACGCATATGCTCCGGTAAGTTTCAACGTGGTATGAGTGTTCGACATGTGCGTGTAGGCAAAGAAATCAAGCTTTCCCAACCACAGCAATTTCTTGCGCAAGACCGCGATATCGTCGAAATAGCTTACCCAGGCGATATTATTGGTCTTTTCGATCCGGGGATATTCCGAATTGGAGACAGTCTTAGCGAAAGCCGCGACATTGTGTTTGATGAGCTTCCGACATTTTCACCAGAAATTTTCTCCAAAGTATCTATTAAAAATGCGTTAAAACAGAAGCAATACTTGAAGGGGCTAGACCAGCTGACGGAAGAAGGTATGGTTCAAGTATTCCGCTCGGTGGGTGCTTTCGAGGATACGTATCTTGGCGTTGTCGGACAGCTTCAATTCGAAGTATTCGAGTATCGGATGAAAAATGAATACGGCGTTGACATTCAATTGTTCCGCACGCAGTTCCAATTTGCCCGCTGGATTGTTGGTGACAAGGTAGACCCTAGTAAGTTCCGTATTAATTCGATTTTAGTGAAAGACAAAAACAATGTCGATGTGGCACTATTCGAAAATGAATATGCTATGAGAACGGCAATGGATCGGATGCCTGACTTGCAATTCCTCGAAGTCGCTCCATAA
- a CDS encoding alpha-D-ribose 1-methylphosphonate 5-triphosphate diphosphatase codes for MSNRLKIKGGHIVKPDGVYEGDLTIENGVIIAIDTGSENPDETSESHSADQVIDAEGAWVLPGLIDIHCDAIEKEIEPRPNTLFPMDMAFLQFERKLAGHGITTMLHSLSLGVGLSVRGEHLVGEVVNLIATMRQERAMIRHGVHLRYEVSHLTGFDLAQRLISDGLIDYLSLMDHAPGQGQYHRPGAFQRYVMKNQGVDLNEVAAIVKELEERRSLVDWNKLKSLTADARKLGIAVASHDDDSAASVDRSLGFGATVSEFPLSLETAAYADNQGMSVCVGAPNIVRGGSHDGNLNAIEAIQSGVADTLCSDYHPASLLHSIFKLETEGVPLTRAVAMASLNPAKVLGRADSIGSIELGKRADVIVVRKIRNNPLVQYTAVEGKLVHATHDFF; via the coding sequence GTGAGTAACCGACTAAAGATAAAGGGCGGCCATATCGTCAAACCTGATGGGGTGTACGAAGGGGATTTGACGATTGAGAATGGGGTAATTATCGCGATTGATACTGGCTCAGAAAACCCGGACGAAACATCGGAGTCACACAGTGCAGATCAAGTCATTGATGCCGAAGGAGCCTGGGTGCTGCCCGGTTTAATTGATATTCATTGTGATGCTATTGAGAAGGAAATAGAGCCGCGTCCAAATACTCTTTTTCCAATGGATATGGCATTTCTACAGTTTGAAAGAAAGCTGGCGGGGCATGGGATTACTACGATGCTTCATTCTTTATCTCTTGGTGTAGGGCTAAGTGTTCGCGGGGAGCATCTGGTGGGAGAGGTAGTCAATTTAATTGCTACGATGAGGCAGGAAAGGGCGATGATTCGCCATGGCGTACATCTTAGATATGAGGTTTCGCATTTAACTGGCTTTGATTTGGCGCAAAGGCTAATTTCAGATGGTCTGATCGATTACTTGTCATTAATGGATCACGCTCCTGGCCAAGGACAATATCATCGACCTGGCGCGTTCCAGCGTTATGTGATGAAAAATCAAGGGGTCGATCTAAATGAGGTAGCCGCCATCGTTAAGGAGTTGGAGGAGCGTAGAAGTCTGGTGGATTGGAATAAGCTGAAATCATTAACAGCGGATGCCCGCAAGCTAGGCATCGCCGTCGCTTCTCACGACGACGATAGCGCTGCTTCCGTTGACCGATCTCTCGGTTTCGGTGCCACTGTATCCGAGTTTCCGCTTAGCCTTGAGACTGCAGCCTATGCGGATAATCAGGGAATGAGTGTCTGTGTTGGAGCCCCCAACATCGTTCGCGGGGGGTCCCATGATGGAAATCTAAACGCGATTGAAGCCATACAATCCGGGGTAGCTGACACTCTTTGCTCGGATTACCATCCAGCCTCTTTGCTTCATTCTATTTTCAAATTGGAAACAGAAGGAGTGCCGCTTACAAGAGCCGTTGCAATGGCATCACTTAATCCCGCTAAAGTGCTAGGACGTGCGGATTCGATTGGCTCAATTGAATTAGGTAAACGTGCTGATGTTATTGTCGTTCGCAAAATTCGGAATAATCCACTCGTCCAATATACTGCTGTAGAGGGAAAGCTGGTTCATGCCACGCATGATTTTTTCTAA
- a CDS encoding potassium channel family protein codes for MAKKPYAKKQFAIIGLGRFGTSVAKYLAELGYEVLAVDDNAQRVQDVAHSVTHAVVADSTDEEAMNALGIRNFDVVVVAIGQDIQSSILTTLILKDLGVPYIIVKAQNDLHGKVLNKIGADKVVFPERDMGLRVAHHLISPNILEHIELSVDYSIVEMKIPSSMIGKSLKQLDIRQKYNCNVLAVKRNGEMNITPRADESMVKDDILVIVGKNDQLTKLEQANAEP; via the coding sequence TTGGCCAAAAAGCCTTATGCTAAGAAGCAATTCGCTATTATTGGATTAGGTCGGTTCGGTACAAGTGTTGCCAAGTATTTAGCCGAACTGGGATATGAAGTGCTAGCAGTAGATGATAACGCTCAGCGCGTGCAGGACGTCGCACATTCCGTGACACATGCTGTTGTTGCAGATTCAACAGATGAAGAGGCAATGAATGCGCTAGGAATTCGTAATTTTGATGTAGTAGTCGTTGCAATTGGACAAGATATTCAATCCAGCATATTGACGACATTGATCCTGAAGGATCTTGGCGTTCCCTATATTATTGTAAAGGCACAGAATGATCTACACGGTAAGGTGCTGAACAAAATCGGAGCTGACAAGGTCGTATTTCCGGAGCGGGATATGGGTTTACGTGTTGCCCATCATCTTATTTCTCCGAACATCCTTGAGCATATTGAGCTTTCGGTTGATTATAGTATCGTCGAAATGAAGATTCCTTCCTCGATGATTGGCAAAAGTCTTAAGCAACTGGACATTCGCCAGAAATACAATTGCAACGTGCTCGCAGTGAAAAGAAACGGTGAGATGAATATTACACCTCGGGCTGATGAATCTATGGTGAAGGACGATATTCTGGTCATTGTCGGCAAGAACGATCAATTAACGAAATTGGAGCAAGCTAATGCGGAACCTTGA
- a CDS encoding LLM class flavin-dependent oxidoreductase, producing MTNPAKTIEIGISTFLGTTPDPVTGVTMDHAERLRNGVEEIVLADQVGLDVYGIGEHHRADYASTSPAIILAAAASLTKRIRLTSAVTVLSSDDPVRVYQNFSTLDGISNGRAEIMAGRGSFIESFPLFGQSLNDYDELFEENLELLLAIRASEKVTWRGGHRPAINNLGVYPRSVQSPLPVWIASGGNPESAARAGTLGLPIVFAIIGGMPERFAPLVEIYKEAATRAGHDLNTLSIAIHSHGFVGETTQQAADFLYPSTQAQMNVIGRERGWPPYTRETFDAARSLRGALYVGEPEYVAEKIILLHKNLGINRFFLHVDISTIPHREMLRTIELFGTKVAPLVRKELDR from the coding sequence ATGACAAATCCAGCCAAAACAATAGAAATTGGAATCAGTACATTCTTAGGAACGACACCAGACCCGGTGACTGGAGTCACTATGGACCATGCCGAACGCCTGCGCAATGGAGTTGAGGAGATTGTCCTCGCCGATCAAGTAGGCCTGGATGTCTATGGAATCGGTGAGCATCATCGAGCGGATTACGCAAGCACTTCACCCGCTATCATACTAGCTGCTGCGGCTTCTTTAACGAAACGGATTAGGCTCACAAGCGCTGTAACCGTGCTATCCTCGGACGATCCAGTTCGCGTGTATCAAAACTTCTCCACTCTTGATGGCATCTCTAATGGTCGGGCAGAAATTATGGCAGGTCGGGGCTCGTTCATTGAATCTTTTCCCCTGTTCGGACAAAGCCTAAATGATTATGACGAATTGTTCGAGGAAAATCTAGAGCTGCTACTTGCAATCAGAGCCTCGGAGAAAGTAACCTGGCGCGGTGGACACCGTCCAGCTATTAATAACCTCGGGGTATACCCTCGATCTGTTCAGAGTCCGTTACCCGTGTGGATCGCAAGCGGCGGGAATCCAGAATCGGCTGCACGTGCAGGAACGCTGGGCCTTCCCATCGTATTCGCAATTATCGGAGGTATGCCCGAAAGATTCGCTCCATTAGTTGAGATATACAAAGAAGCTGCTACACGTGCCGGACATGATCTTAACACCCTGTCGATTGCCATACATTCGCATGGCTTCGTCGGTGAAACAACGCAACAGGCTGCCGATTTCTTGTATCCTTCGACACAAGCCCAAATGAACGTCATCGGGCGTGAGCGAGGATGGCCACCTTATACGCGCGAAACCTTCGATGCTGCGCGCAGCCTGCGAGGTGCCCTCTATGTCGGCGAGCCCGAATATGTCGCAGAGAAAATCATTCTCTTGCACAAAAATCTAGGAATCAACCGCTTCTTCCTGCATGTCGATATCAGCACCATACCGCATCGCGAGATGTTACGGACCATTGAACTGTTCGGCACCAAGGTTGCCCCCCTTGTACGTAAAGAGCTTGACCGATAA
- a CDS encoding ATP-binding protein: MITTRRALLITGLFIFILVSIRLIWAATFMAPSHPEIVQGRLDLRGWNFATSQPLALNGQWEFHPSVWLANNNKDTDTLSSDSTYLSVPENWASSLSPHKASNYGYGSYRLRIQIDPDENRIYSLRLNSISSASELFINGRLLAQSGIPADSGNQYSPKNVPYTASFTVNSNEIDLIIQVANFLNPSSGGIDRSITFGSLAAVNKETNFSIGAQLSVCLVLFLHAVYAFVLYIFGVRQKALFYFTMLNLCSIMSVLIVDDKMLLAWFPINYEWEVKINNWSYLGTALFLLIYVKQLLLPRAKIRFVQVYVWLCLVYFILILFAPANLLYELNNLNIFMVSLPFLIAPVIAWQAVRRGEPDAIFIFLGMIGFLNNMLLSIPKEIGWSHAVYYPMDLVISFFVFATYWFKSYLRSSAQTAKLADQLVKADKLKDDFLVNTSHELRNPLHGILTIAQTIMDNEDKDQLSNKENMKLLISVGKRMSYLLNDLLDLTRLRENRIRLHMTPISVQTITSGIISMTRVLAEGKPLQLNNQIPEKFPLVIADENRLIQILFNLLHNAMKFTDEGSITVSAHEKDGFAYIHVSDTGIGMDKETSRTIFLPYEQGPFEHFNPSGGIGLGLSICKQLVELHGGTISVSSAPGEGSTFIFSLRLADISAPELMKTAMLAHPETAAAQATASVDIPEPYYVADRPSILAVDDDPTNLSILVGALSLDHYDIVTAISGQEALSLLNSREWDLVITDVMMPRMSGYELCLAIRERFTAAELPVLLLTARARTEDLEAGFQAGANDYVMKPVEPMELKSRVKALTALRKSVSDKMRMEAAWLQAQIKPHFLFNTLNSVASLSDFDTARMRKLIEAFSQYLRASFANRNLERIVPLEVELELVRSYLYIEKERFEERLQVIWEIDKFDSLMLPPLSIQPLVENAVRHGVLRQVSGVEVQIRITNHVQFAMISIIDNGAGMNTETLQRVLEQPKDTKGGIGLPNTHRRLKQLYGEGLTISSELYKGTTVTFIVPLSHK, encoded by the coding sequence ATGATAACGACGAGAAGAGCACTGCTCATAACGGGATTGTTTATATTCATTCTAGTAAGTATACGTTTAATCTGGGCCGCTACTTTTATGGCACCTTCGCACCCGGAAATCGTTCAAGGACGATTAGATTTACGAGGATGGAATTTCGCTACTAGTCAGCCACTAGCTCTAAATGGACAATGGGAATTTCACCCCAGTGTATGGCTAGCTAATAACAATAAGGATACGGATACACTATCATCGGACAGCACTTATCTCTCGGTACCCGAGAATTGGGCCTCCTCGCTGTCCCCACACAAGGCATCAAACTACGGCTACGGCTCCTACCGTCTCCGTATTCAAATTGATCCAGACGAGAATCGGATCTATAGCCTTAGACTTAATTCAATCTCATCTGCATCTGAGCTGTTCATTAATGGGCGATTGCTCGCCCAATCCGGAATACCAGCAGACAGTGGAAATCAATATTCACCAAAGAACGTCCCTTATACAGCATCCTTCACTGTAAACTCAAACGAGATTGATCTAATTATTCAAGTAGCTAACTTCCTTAATCCCTCTTCGGGAGGCATTGACCGTTCGATTACTTTCGGCTCCCTTGCTGCAGTAAACAAAGAAACGAATTTCTCTATAGGTGCGCAATTGTCCGTGTGCCTTGTTCTATTTCTGCATGCCGTTTATGCCTTTGTTCTTTATATTTTCGGCGTGCGACAGAAAGCGTTGTTCTACTTCACCATGCTCAATCTATGTTCGATTATGAGTGTATTGATCGTAGACGATAAAATGTTACTTGCTTGGTTTCCCATCAACTACGAATGGGAAGTAAAAATCAATAACTGGTCATACCTCGGTACCGCTCTCTTCTTGCTTATATACGTCAAGCAGCTTTTGCTCCCACGTGCAAAAATACGTTTTGTACAGGTGTACGTCTGGTTGTGCCTAGTTTACTTTATTCTCATTCTATTCGCTCCAGCAAACTTACTATATGAATTAAATAACCTGAACATCTTTATGGTAAGCTTGCCCTTCCTGATTGCTCCTGTCATAGCTTGGCAAGCCGTTCGGAGGGGCGAGCCTGACGCCATCTTCATCTTCCTAGGCATGATTGGCTTTTTGAACAACATGCTGCTTAGCATTCCGAAAGAGATAGGCTGGTCCCATGCGGTATACTATCCAATGGACTTGGTTATCTCCTTCTTCGTATTCGCAACCTACTGGTTTAAAAGCTATTTGCGTAGCTCCGCCCAAACGGCTAAGCTTGCTGATCAACTGGTGAAAGCCGATAAGCTGAAGGATGACTTTCTTGTTAATACCTCTCATGAGCTAAGAAATCCATTACATGGCATCCTGACCATCGCTCAGACCATTATGGATAATGAGGATAAGGATCAACTAAGCAACAAAGAGAATATGAAGCTTCTGATTTCCGTGGGAAAACGTATGTCTTACCTACTGAATGACCTGCTTGATCTTACACGACTCAGAGAAAACCGTATCCGGCTACATATGACCCCTATATCTGTTCAGACTATCACGTCCGGTATTATTAGCATGACTCGTGTCCTAGCAGAGGGCAAGCCCCTCCAGCTAAATAATCAGATACCTGAGAAATTCCCACTTGTCATCGCAGACGAAAATCGTTTGATTCAAATTTTATTTAATTTGCTACATAACGCAATGAAATTTACGGATGAAGGCAGCATAACCGTCTCTGCTCATGAGAAAGATGGGTTCGCCTATATCCATGTATCTGATACGGGTATCGGAATGGACAAGGAGACAAGCCGAACAATCTTCCTTCCCTACGAGCAAGGACCATTCGAGCACTTTAATCCATCAGGTGGAATCGGTCTCGGACTCAGCATCTGTAAACAGCTAGTTGAGCTGCATGGAGGCACTATAAGTGTCTCATCAGCACCAGGAGAAGGCTCGACATTTATCTTTTCTTTACGCTTAGCCGATATTAGCGCTCCCGAATTGATGAAGACAGCAATGCTTGCACATCCGGAAACGGCAGCTGCTCAGGCCACAGCTTCAGTGGACATACCTGAACCTTATTATGTTGCCGATCGCCCTTCCATACTGGCCGTTGACGATGATCCTACCAATCTTAGCATCCTCGTCGGTGCTCTTTCTCTGGACCACTATGATATTGTTACTGCCATTAGTGGACAAGAAGCCCTATCCTTACTTAATTCAAGAGAGTGGGATCTAGTCATTACAGATGTGATGATGCCACGTATGTCGGGTTATGAGCTATGCCTTGCTATTCGTGAGCGATTTACCGCAGCGGAGCTTCCAGTCCTCCTGCTAACCGCGCGAGCACGAACCGAGGATCTAGAAGCAGGATTTCAAGCTGGTGCTAACGACTATGTTATGAAACCGGTAGAGCCTATGGAGTTAAAATCACGAGTCAAAGCGTTAACGGCTTTGAGGAAATCCGTCAGTGACAAAATGCGCATGGAAGCTGCATGGCTTCAAGCACAGATTAAGCCTCATTTTCTATTCAATACCCTTAATTCAGTTGCCTCACTCAGTGATTTCGACACTGCTCGGATGCGTAAACTGATCGAGGCATTCAGTCAATATTTACGGGCAAGCTTTGCCAACCGGAATTTAGAAAGGATTGTTCCCTTAGAGGTTGAGCTTGAGCTTGTGCGTTCCTATCTTTATATCGAGAAGGAACGTTTCGAAGAGAGGCTACAGGTTATCTGGGAAATAGACAAGTTTGACAGTCTAATGCTCCCTCCATTATCCATCCAGCCCCTTGTTGAGAATGCTGTTCGGCATGGTGTCCTGCGTCAGGTTTCGGGGGTTGAAGTTCAGATTCGTATTACGAATCATGTGCAATTCGCGATGATCTCAATCATTGACAATGGAGCAGGAATGAACACGGAAACGCTACAGCGAGTATTGGAACAGCCTAAAGATACCAAAGGCGGTATTGGCCTTCCCAATACACATCGCAGATTGAAGCAGCTATATGGTGAAGGATTGACCATCTCCAGTGAGCTCTATAAAGGAACGACGGTTACTTTTATCGTCCCCTTAAGCCATAAGTAA
- a CDS encoding histidine kinase, whose translation MNKQNALFQDLKQIRDSWINVDYLGPNTVIPEWSDLKSEYRLLNNLLSTDEGIEAFKKVIQDKIDGVLHSVLVMIDGGTELAEKFTIDLVVEDTGESLKEGIALHEEFTGYLLDAEES comes from the coding sequence ATGAATAAACAAAATGCCTTATTTCAGGATTTAAAGCAGATACGGGATTCTTGGATTAATGTGGACTACCTTGGTCCGAATACGGTTATTCCTGAATGGTCTGATTTAAAAAGTGAATATCGGTTATTAAATAACCTTCTTAGTACAGATGAAGGAATTGAAGCATTTAAAAAAGTTATACAGGATAAGATTGATGGAGTCTTACATTCTGTATTAGTAATGATTGACGGTGGTACAGAACTTGCCGAGAAATTCACTATTGACCTTGTTGTAGAAGATACTGGGGAATCCCTGAAGGAAGGGATTGCTTTACATGAAGAGTTTACAGGATATTTGCTTGATGCCGAGGAAAGTTAA
- a CDS encoding TrmH family RNA methyltransferase yields the protein MRNLEGYISSAANPRVKEWAKLLERKYREREGKFLLEGIHLVKEALDAQWPLEVVAFDEGSGVLDTFAQYLEHEHKDGPAWIPVSPDIIMKCSETGTPQPIFAVALKRPPSAELLFGTEGGLVAVLDAVQDPGNVGTIVRSAAASGATAVVLGKGTVDLYNPKTIRATMGAIFHVPVLEADLSELLPEAAAQGVSLVGTSLQAAQSCYDYDFRCRNVWLVFGNEGSGVSEQVSELVHANVIIPMTGRAESLNVAMASTLLLFEAQRQRNFTKTIIPVHQPK from the coding sequence ATGCGGAACCTTGAAGGCTATATAAGCTCAGCAGCAAATCCAAGGGTAAAAGAGTGGGCCAAGCTGTTGGAGCGTAAATACCGGGAACGTGAAGGTAAATTTTTGCTGGAGGGCATACATCTTGTAAAAGAAGCATTGGATGCACAATGGCCGCTTGAGGTTGTTGCATTCGATGAAGGCTCCGGCGTTCTGGATACTTTTGCTCAATATTTGGAGCATGAGCATAAGGATGGACCTGCATGGATACCGGTCTCTCCTGATATCATTATGAAGTGCAGTGAGACGGGAACTCCCCAGCCAATCTTTGCCGTTGCTCTTAAGCGTCCGCCAAGCGCGGAGCTACTGTTCGGCACCGAAGGTGGTTTAGTTGCTGTGCTCGACGCTGTCCAGGATCCTGGGAATGTAGGCACGATAGTCAGGAGTGCCGCTGCAAGCGGTGCAACCGCGGTCGTACTCGGCAAGGGAACAGTGGATCTATATAATCCGAAAACAATTCGAGCGACGATGGGGGCTATTTTCCACGTTCCTGTACTGGAAGCAGATTTAAGTGAGTTACTGCCCGAAGCTGCTGCACAGGGTGTTTCATTGGTAGGGACTAGCCTACAAGCCGCACAATCATGCTACGATTATGATTTCCGTTGTCGCAATGTTTGGCTTGTATTCGGCAATGAAGGCAGCGGCGTATCCGAGCAAGTATCCGAATTAGTACATGCGAATGTAATTATACCTATGACCGGCCGCGCAGAATCTCTCAACGTCGCAATGGCTTCAACCTTACTCCTGTTCGAGGCTCAGCGGCAGCGGAATTTTACAAAAACAATAATTCCTGTCCACCAACCTAAATAA